The Lates calcarifer isolate ASB-BC8 linkage group LG19, TLL_Latcal_v3, whole genome shotgun sequence genomic interval ATAAATCTATATGTCCCAGACACAGCCACTGCCTTACTACCCTTAAAATCTCATTATATGGTGTAGTCATGCATGTCATGTGCGCACACACTCTTAAATGTCCATTCTGCCTTCCtgagaacatgtgtgtgtgtgtgcatccgcAGACGTACAGTCAGACCGTGATTCAAGGCCTTGAAGTGGTTTCTCAGACAGCGGATGGGTCGCAGACAAATCCAGTTCAGACACCAGCTGCGTTTAAACCAACTAAAACCTCCTTCTAAAATACACCCATAGCAGTAGTGGAGGTGATTTGTCCgcaccaaaaataaaacagcagcattcGCTCTAATAATACATCCTACTGAGGCATTAAACCACTTAAACATAGCCTGTCTTGTTTACTTAGATAGCACAGCATTAAAATTCTAAGAGGCACCCTAGCAGTACGTAAAATATCCCTTTTACATGCTGGTACTTCCTCAGCAAAATAATACGCAGGTTCTATCCTGCAAATTGTGGTGGTTGACCTTCTGACCTTTTGATACACCTAATTATCAACCCAGGAAATCTAATATTTCTTCAAAGTAGTTCAAACTGCAGCAACTGAAAATACAGACACTGTGTATTACCCACAACACCACAAGACACAGTTGGAAATGGTTAGCTTTTAAACTTAACTGCTGTGACTAGATTATTTTAAGTCCTGCAGTCTGGTTGCTGCCTGATCCAAGAGGACTGAGGAAGTAATGAAAGTGTCACATAGGAATCTCTTCTGGACAACCAGTCTAGATAACTGTCTGCAGCTTGAAACTATGTGCAGGAAGTATAAGAAGATGTAACAGCTTTGTTGTTACTTTCCCCTATGTCACTCTTCAGCTTTTTTATTcgcatttctctctcttttctgaaATAGTATTCGAGCTCACTTTGCAGAGCGCGGTGAGGTCGCGGTGTTTGCTCTTCACCAGGAACTCGGCTGTGATGTCTCTGGGTGGTTTGACTTCGCTGGCCTCTTTGTACTGCTGATGGAGCTCCTTAATCCGCTCCTTAGTGGTCACCatctgagaggaaaatgaaaggaaaaagggagtaaaagggagggagaggaaggtggTTGTGAGATGATGGTGGATGACAGGAAAGAACCTGCCTTGCACTTTAAAGGCTGCCATCGGATCTGTCAGCAACTCACTAGAGCTGCATCTTGTAGCTGACAAAGCAGCAGATGGctgtaatgttttaattagATGCCGACAGGTCAgatttttttgctttctttctctttttcatacAAACGTGAGAGGAGTTTTGAAAATAAATTCTCCACCCAgaaagtggaaaatgaaaagtttaTCACCGCAATGCAGGATTTCCCTATGAAATAATAAGTGGCAGCCTGACTAATGTAACTTATTCTCACCTTGTTGAGAAGATCCCTGAGATCCTCCTGAGTCTTTACAATCTTCTTCCAGTGCTCTATTTGCTCATCTTTTACATGCTTCTCCTGCAgcctgcacatacacacagacacaagattAGAATTAGTTTGTGTGTTATCTGTATACATCTCCTCTTTGGACACATCTGTCACAGTCTCCTGTGTGTGAGCTTGTGCGGTGTACGTCGCACTCACTGTATGACCACCTCCAGGGCCTGTCCCAGAGAAACAGGTTTGTTGTTGAGGAAGTTGAAGTCCAGCTGGTGGCTGAGGTAGGAGGTGGCCTCCAGCAGTCTGTTGAACTCTTGCTCCaccatttcatctttttctttcggcacctggacacacacacacacacacacacacgatcacATGACAAGGACACTGGGCTATCAGTAATGCTAGAGACACCAGATGAAACCAATGAATCTATAAAGACATATTAGTGACTAAGTATTATCACCAGTTCAATAGCAGAATCTTATTGATGGAATTTACAGTGTTTCTACTATAAATCTGTTCATATTTCAACTTGCATTTAAGTCATTGATTGACTTATTGTACATAAACAAGACGCATAAATAATACAGCCACTGCCTCTAAAAGACAAATCCCCAAATATTCCATATCTCGATGAACATGCAGTAACAGATTTAAAACATGCTTCCATGCTAGAATAGCAACAGTTTTGGAGACAAAGTATTACTAAAACAGAAATCCACACTTGATATTCTTGACTGATTTGAGCAGAACGATATGTATGTTTCACTACAAATACTTATCCATACAAGCTACAATTTAGCCAGGGGTGTTATCAGATTATTTCTACAGAATTTCTGTTAGTACCAGATTAGATCTTGTTTTCATGTCAAATGAAACATTCACAAATCTTAACAGAAACCTCcaacattttaaagatgaaactAAGTCTTATTGCGTGGATATTCCCTTTAATAAACAGGGGTTAATCAATGATGATTACGACAGTGAAAGTTTAATGTGAGCTGATGATCTGTTTCTCGTTTGATCTCCTATGTGGATATGAAGTGGTGAGTTACATGGagtaaaactgaattaattttaaatgactGAACGTGAAAGTGATTGAAAATTAGGTAAGGAATGGATTAGGTAAATAAACCAATACATACACTTGTGCACCGTTCACCCTTTAGTAGTTCACCAAAAAGATGAACATGGAAGGGGGTTGAGAAGAcaaagaggggaggggggagagagagagagagagagagaaaatattaagTAAACACAACTTTAACCTCAAACAGGTTTGcacaaaagtaaaacatgtACATTTAATTTGCCTTttcctgcagaggaggaaaccaGTCACACATGATGTAGATGCTTCCAAGAGCCTTCTTCAATGGAAGTGCCCTGAACATGAACCTAAACATCCTACTACTGTTGCTGCCACTTGATggacagaacaaaaaaatgagagggaaaaaacactgtttgtttctaATTTAATTACATTAGGCTTATATCCGTTTTCTATCCTCTGAAAGGAACAGGAGCTGTTGTGGATGACACGCAAGGGTAAGCAGTTAAATGCATCCAccattcattgtgtttttgtggctcATGGAAAGCCAGATCCTCGCCTCAGGACAACAACAGGCTCGGAAAACAGCTATAAACCCAGACACAGAGCATTCAGTGCCAAGAGAGAACTCTTGCACGTATATAAACAAATTCTGTTGAAGGAAGTAAACAACACAAGGTCCCGGTTTGAAAAATGTAGTTGGGATACACATATCTAATGCAGATGTAGCTGCACTGCCCTGATGGGTGGTTATTTTTGAGGTTAGCTGTTTGTAAGAGAACTTCACCTAAAGCAGAGCTGCGAATGTCATAATGGCTGAAGCAGGCATGTATTTTCAAGCATCAACTGGCTACATTAAACCACATCCACGCCTCTGCTGCCATTAGCGTCTTGCCATCCACCAAGCTGTGAAGTAATTTCTTGCCTTTCACGAGAAAATCTGGGATTTTTGTGGATAACGATTAACGGAAAATGCAGCCTTTTTACAACTACGGTAAATATTTAATCACCCATAAGGTATCTCAGGATTCTTCTTGTTAAATGTGAGGAATACCCTGAGGAGCTTGGCTGTGGCAGGATAATGGACGAGAGAGAGGCAGCTCAGTTCACTCATGAAGATATTATACTCACAGCCTGGCCATTGGCTTCATACAGCGGACACTTCTGTTTGATCTTGGCCAGCTCCATGTTAACCTGCTTGCTGATCACTGCCATGGGATTCCCTCCTGAAAGAGTAAAAAGACTTAACTGACAGTGACACAGCATATGTATTGGACAATATCACCCTCTACAGGTGGATCTAAGTAACTGCAGGATCTCTGCGGGAAAACAGGCCATTATCTGGCTCTATTAAAGCAGTGACCTCAAATCATGTGCTACTGAGAACCATGTGCGTGTTTTCATTCCaaccaaaaataacacagaCTAATCACTTGCATCCTGAACTTAAGTTATGCCTCTAAGATCAGCTGTTGTAGTATTCATTtggaatgaaaatgtaaaaacacttgCACCTCGATAGCATTCAACTTTGACTTAATGTTGTGATTGACTTCAGTATTtgtgtaataaaaaaagaaaaaagaatcagaTTCATACCTAGGCCTGTCACCACCATGGCTCCCAGATCAGCAACATAATTGCCCTTCCTAAATGTGGCCACTCTGCCTCCAACACGGTCCTACATAGAGAAATGAGGTAAAAATTTTAATAACAACATGATAAACTTGCAGCAGTtgaaaatgataaaatctcAGTTGAGAAAATGTGACTAAATAAAAAGTTATACCtgaaataacataaataaaaacccTGTGGGTGACTTACCCTGGCCTCTAATACTGTAACATCCATCCCAAAGCTCTGTAGTTGCCTGGCTGCAGCCAGGCCTGACACACCTCCACCAATAATTATAACCTTCCCAGTCTTCTTAGCTGCAATGACAAGCAGGGAGTCTATTAATTAGGTCATCGTCTTTAAAACGCTGACCATTTCAAGGTCAGTGTATCTGAATGCTTTTGGCTACACATCCAAATGTTAGACAACAAATTTGAATGATTTGAATGAACTCACTGGGTAAAGGCTTGACCCTCTTGTAAATGCCAAAGTTAATGAGACCATGTCTTTCTAAGTAGCTGTGTATCCTGTGGACCAGCACTGCATCAcctaaaaaagacaaaaaaaaaacaaaaaggaagaaagacaacaaaagtACATTACATTTCAACTCCTATAGGACTACAAcattcttgaaaaaaaaaggaaaaaatgataaAGTAGAAAAGTAAAAGGGAAGATTCTGTTTAATTTAATGTCTCACTGTTGTATGGAGCTTCAAGCTGCTGGGCTGTGGCCTCAAAGGTCAGCTGTATCTTGGGGTTGTCCAGCCACAGTTGGAGCTGGATGAGGTTAACGTGAATTAAGAAACTGTTGTAAATATGCCCATAGTCCTTAGTCTTTGaacacactgtactgtgtttATATTGGCACTTACTGTACGGTTGCGAATGTAGAGGAAGACCTTCTGAGTCTGCTGGGGACCACTGATGATGTCAGGGAAGCAGGCGGCCTCCTGGGATGTCATACGGTCATGGGGAAGACGGCTCTGGAAAGCAGCTCCTTCCACACCTACAAATAAATAACGCACATCTCGACTTTGTTAACACTGAACATCGTCTAGGGCCAATTAAAGACCAAAAGAAACTGTCTTCgtgtcagtgacagacagagacagagaacaatTTCCACATTATCATATAGAGATGTTTCAGGGGAAAAAGAAGTTTACCAGAGCttttaaattacatattttaattttctttcctcAGCCATGACATCAGTTTCACGTCACTGCTCTCACATGAGGCCTCACCAGATGGTTCCTCTGGTTCACTGtcattctcttcctctgctggtggagctggaggagggatgacctgcttcctctctttctctgccttggcattcctctcctcctcagagtaATATTCGTCCTCAGACAGATTGGCCAGGCTCTCGTCCATCTCGCGGTACTCCACCTGCAACAGTAGGcacaataaaagcatcattAAAACCAGCATTACCGAATCTGATCGGGTGGTGTGCTCCCACTTCAAGTGCCAAAATCTCTCTGGGAGGAAGGGACAAATATCCTGAATGTCACGCTGCAAAGAACACAAGAAATCACTTCTGTTTCTAATTTCCACTAAGACAATTCTGAAAGTGAGAACTTGTGAAGATACAGATTAATAATTGATTGCGGAATATAGAGAATTTTGCTAATGCCAAATTAAACTAATTTCGTTTTTGCAAAATCTTCTCCTCCCAAAGCGTGCAGAAACCTAAAATGTTTACTTTTGCTCGCTTTCGTCGACTTGTCCTACGGACTTCAGCCGAGTCCTGGTCTGCCCCCCCAGGGCCTGCCTGGTGGGGCAAAGGGGCTCCTCCAGGTTCCCCACTCGGGGATgacctctctttcttctttgtatCCATAGCTCCCgcagctgaggctgagggaCCGGTCTGGGCATCAGACATCTGGGCCCtatctcctcctgctgcaccagcagaggatgaagaggaggaggaagaggagccaGCATCTGACTTCTTGCTAGACAGCATTATGGAGGATGTTGGAGGCCTCTCCTGAACAAATGGGAAAGAGGAATGAGATGAAACCcttaaaaattaaacacacaagAAGCCCAAGTTGCAATCATTTTTAAGTGAAAGTGGTTTAAGTGGCTTAAATTTCAATATTCAAAATTGTATAACCAATGAAAGATAATTGCAAATTATTAgatgaaaatgatgaagtgTGGGTTGTgtgtgctggaaaaaaaacaaaaaacaaaaaaaaaaaaacaaacaacaatttaaTGAGTCTACCCTTCATTACGGCACTTTGAGGCATTCCCAATAAAGAACACAAATTTATTGTATGACAATTTTAGTCTACAAAAGCTAATgtataaaaactacaaaatccATGTTATCTCAATGGTGCTTTGGTTAAGATATAAACACATATCAGACACCCCTATGTCAACTGGTCACTTTGCTGGTGGGGTCAGTGAATGCATCTGCTACAATAGGCTAACAAGCACCAAATACtgacaggctttttttttttttttttttgaatcacccaaaaatgtcacatctgTATCTCTGAATGGTTTAAATAATGTTATCTGTGCATGAATGTCATGGTTTTATGAAATGAGGGCTCCATGGTACAGTAACCTTGTCTTGTTTTACCCATTTCTCCGTGCACCTGGTAATATCCATTCAAACACTAAGAAATGAAGACAGAACCAGAAATATTGTTACGAGCAGGACCAACTGAAAAGAAATGTTGGCCGTTTAAAATGCAGCGAGTGAAATGTTACGTACATTACCGTTTTGAAAACCAAGTAACAAATATCAACTTAATAATACAACATAATTCACTGTGACTCGGTTATTTAGCGAGACTTCATTAAGTCAAGTCGAGTGAGAATTCCCAGTGGAGAAAACCTGATATGGCTGCATGTGTTCCCTTTCGCTGGAAACATCTGCTGTATTCAGACCGTTAGTGTTTCTTTGATTGCCATCTAGACCAAATGGTCTAACGTTAGCTAACAAGTTAACTGCAAAGCTAGCAGCAGAATGCTAAGGCTATCAACGTTAGCTTAGCTAACGGTAGCTTTGTACTTGACAGCGACGTGAATATAGCATACCTGAAGACAAAATAACACTGCCTTAATGGTGCATTGCAATACAAGCTGTGCTCCAAACATAGATCTGAATCGCTTCTACGTGTATCTCCTCTGAAATTTATCTAATGAGACCATGCTACGTTAGCTAACACCGCTAACAATAGACCGAGGCTAGCACCGACAGAGGCAGAGTAGCAGGTGCGACCTAGTGAGAAAGAAAGCACCGGCTTCGCTTGCAAGAGGATCTGATTAAATAAACGGACAGTTAAATTCTTAGTAAACTTCCCTATATCATGGACCGCTGTTTTAGGAGATAATAATGAGaatcaaatattaaaaacattaatattaccTCTCAAACCTCCGAAGATGTCAACACAAAGACGGCACAGTAGCAGGTCCCCCCCCTCTCAATGAACTCTTCCGTGATTGGTGGATGGAAAACGTTATCCAACACCACTCAGCGAAACTATTGGTCAAAATAACTGTCAATCTAAAAGAAGGCAGGGATTTGCTCATACTCTCACTGCAGTGGGTTGATCTTTTAAATGTTCTGGTCTAGTCTCTACAATGTTCTTTAAATACATATCTGCATTTAACATAACATATCTGTTTTCTAACAAAAAAGTGGGAAATAATTTGAGTTGAATTTTTCTTTTGTGGCTGATTGGGGTTCAGCGTTTCCGCCCCACTTATCTTGTCTTTCGTTTACTGTTTGGGAAACGACAAAACCGATCCCAGATCGGGGCTTGTCTGCCCTGCAGGCAAACTGACGACGTCAGCCTGGGGAGAAGAACAGGGATGGGGAGGGAAAGGTGGGGGTGGACAGGTAAAGGTGCTCTGTTCCGTCGCGCCTACTACTCAGGGAAGCACACCGATGTGTTGTTGACTCCTTTGTTTTTTCGTTTGGAGCCGGCTGTGTGTAAGTAACACCTAAAAAGCTGATTTAAATCGAAAATATACATGTTGGTTCCTCAATTTAACCATTTCTCTTAACCAGCGAGTTCAAAAGTAGGCAAAAAAGTCAGTCCTCTGATCTGTGTTTTGCTCTCGGCTAATCTGGGTGTTGCTGGTATTTGGGAATCAAGATTTTTGCATGTGTTGTGAAGCCTTTTAAATGAGGTTGTATTGTGCTGGGGTTTATGCATCATCCCATATCAAAATGAGAGACACCAAAGAAGTTGGGAAGTTTTTAGGGTGAaagcagagaaaggaaaagcTATATTAGGaagtatttcatttgtttgccATTACTATTGTATGATAAACTTGAAGTAAGGTAGAATACATAGTAAAACAAGCTGTTTGACATTCtaaacaacaggaaaaagaaaatggtgaAACAAGAGAAGGCGTCAGCCAACCGGCCTGACAACACCGCCTTCACTCAGCAGAGGCTTCCGGCATGGCAGCCCATGCTCTCTGCAGGCATCGTCATCCCAGGGTTTGTCCTCATTGGTCTGGCATTCATCGGCATTGGCGTCGCCCTCTTTGTCACTTCACGGGGCATCCAAGTGTTGGAGGTACAAATGACCTCTGAAAGTAATAATCAGTCTGGTGTCATGCTTAGAAACAAGGGTCAAATGTCACCAGCAAAAAGAGAGGACGAAGAGAACAAactttcagtcagtgttaaaaCAATCTGTTTCCATTGTTGAGATGACATTTTTGGTATGTGACTGATTCTGTTATCTGCTCACAGTCTTGTCGGTTGTAAGTGATGCATACTCGTAGGTTTAAAGAGGAGTGGTGTCTATGGCAGACAATGGAGATAGGTGTTGTAGCCATTAATAATTAACAATAACCTTTCTTGTTCTTTCCCACACAGATAGACTACACTGGGGTTGAGCAGAACTCACCATGCTTCCCGTGCACTGACCAAAATCGCAAGAACTGTGTGTGCGATGTGAACTTCTCCATTGACACACTCTTTCAGGTTACAGTGGACCAttgcacacagtcacacacaaacagtactTTACAATTTGTCAAGTTGAACTATTCTCCTGACTCTGACCCTcggctgtgtttttgtgatccCATTTTCCTCCACAGGGGCCTGTGTTCTTTTATTATGGTTTGTCCAACTACTTCCAGAACTACAGAAAGTATGGTGTGTCTAAAGATGATTACCAGCTGTCTGGAGACCTGAGCTACTTCAAGGTGAATTAACAACATAggatactgaaaaaaaacagacatcacaaacacactgtttttaatttcaaaggGGAAAGCAAAATTCACATGTGCTCAATTAGGTaaaattaagtttaaaaaaatacaataaaaagaaTGAGCTGTGTTGAGTTCAACACAACCTTAGTCAAAAATATGGGtgcagttaatatttttttaaatcaatttaagACTATGCAGGACCTAAAGCTGCATTGGTGGTAGCCCATCATGTCTTTGCCCAAACAAAGATTTCCAGCCTTTTATTTGAGCAATTAAAGCACCATTTTCTGTATCTTTTAAAGGCACCCAGTAGTACCTGTTCTCCCTATGAGTATGACAAGAACAACAAACCAATTGTACCATGTGGATCAGTGGCAAACAGCATGTTCAATGGTATGTAAAGGCATTAAAACAACTGCAGTGAATTTGGAATTCAAGTTATTTGCTGTGTCATTAAAGTGTTAattcttcttcttgttgttcAAGACACCTTCAAGCTGTTTCAGATTGTCAATGGTGCAAAGAAGCAGGTGTCCTTGGATGGAAAAGGGATTGCTTGGTGGACAGACTACAACATCAAATATAGAAACCCCTCTGTCACACCTCTGAAGAACGCCTTCAATGGTAGTAACTGCTGTTCACTTTACTGAAATTTGTTACCTGTTCTGTTGAAGCTATGAAACATCACATTATAACTCACATTGTTCTTTATATTTATCAGTTAGAAATCATGATAGATGATTAAAAGTTTGACTTTCAGGTACTGTGAAACCCTTATTTTGGTCCAAGCCTGCTTACGAGTTGGACCTGTCAGACCCTGCCAACAATGGC includes:
- the kdm1a gene encoding LOW QUALITY PROTEIN: lysine-specific histone demethylase 1A (The sequence of the model RefSeq protein was modified relative to this genomic sequence to represent the inferred CDS: deleted 1 base in 1 codon), which produces MDITRCTEKWVKQDKERPPTSSIMLSSKKSDAGSSSSSSSSSAGAAGGDRAQMSDAQTGPSASAAGAMDTKKKERSSPSGEPGGAPLPHQAGPGGADQDSAEVRRTSRRKRAKVEYREMDESLANLSEDEYYSEEERNAKAEKERKQVIPPPAPPAEEENDSEPEEPSGVEGAAFQSRLPHDRMTSQEAACFPDIISGPQQTQKVFLYIRNRTLQLWLDNPKIQLTFEATAQQLEAPYNSDAVLVHRIHSYLERHGLINFGIYKRVKPLPTKKTGKVIIIGGGVSGLAAARQLQSFGMDVTVLEARDRVGGRVATFRKGNYVADLGAMVVTGLGGNPMAVISKQVNMELAKIKQKCPLYEANGQAGERCTSVPKEKDEMVEQEFNRLLEATSYLSHQLDFNFLNNKPVSLGQALEVVIQLQEKHVKDEQIEHWKKIVKTQEDLRDLLNKMVTTKERIKELHQQYKEASEVKPPRDITAEFLVKSKHRDLTALCKEYDELVEMQVKLEEKLQELEANPPSDVYLSSRDRQILDWHFANLEFANATPLSTLSLKHWDQDDDFEFTGSHLTVRNGYSCVPVALAEGLDIKLNTAVRQVRYTASGCEVIAVNTRSTTQTFIYKCDAVLCTLPLGVLKQQPPAVQFVPPLPEWKTSAIQRMGFGNLNKVVLCFDRVFWDPSVNLFGHVGSTTASRGELFLFWNLYKAPILLALMAGEAAGIMENISDDVIVGRCLAILKGIFGSSSVPQPKETVVTRWRADPWARGSYSYVAAGSSGNDYDLMAQPITPGPAIPGASQPVPRLFFAGEHTIRNYPATVHGALLSGLREAGRIADQFLGAMYTLPRQATPTAASNPQQAQPTPSV
- the tmem30b gene encoding cell cycle control protein 50B, whose protein sequence is MVKQEKASANRPDNTAFTQQRLPAWQPMLSAGIVIPGFVLIGLAFIGIGVALFVTSRGIQVLEIDYTGVEQNSPCFPCTDQNRKNCVCDVNFSIDTLFQGPVFFYYGLSNYFQNYRKYGVSKDDYQLSGDLSYFKAPSSTCSPYEYDKNNKPIVPCGSVANSMFNDTFKLFQIVNGAKKQVSLDGKGIAWWTDYNIKYRNPSVTPLKNAFNGTVKPLFWSKPAYELDLSDPANNGFINQDFLVWMRRAALPNFRKLYRRITDGDYAQGLPAGNYTLEVSYNYPVLSFGGRKKVVFSNVSWMGGKNEFLGIAYLVIGSMCVFMSIVMLIVYAKFKFPEED